In one window of Leptidea sinapis chromosome 31, ilLepSina1.1, whole genome shotgun sequence DNA:
- the LOC126974176 gene encoding ataxin-7-like protein 1 yields the protein MSGDFPFTTKIVSPLKCNEKPWDLWVSEIGHLSPQRDNDGTFTTPAAVDSKSSSSRRVHEAHPYKVADRGQARYRRAGLNRLKYESMSLHGLFPQMDNLNAAVCHMCGVIVKCSAAYRHLLESHSGSEPLLPPPPPTVKLKSALSRSRHKKEPPPTFPVDIHPVKMETSPVHTAAAPKSRLVLPQPDLQYLEEASTSSAITGEVQVSVESGELPVVSIQDDLPLGENLTDDILAIMNSEGIQSADDITIAADWKNIIKDIHDINFPSATDTLQSQDLYGASLDSSLSGYAIADTDLGNITFQSNSSPLISNVVESSIQNAQALKPTPATSKTKTQPRKSSKSKLKQREYDPNKHCGVFCVETLQPCTRSLTCKSHALSLRRTVEGRSKSFDTLLAEHRASKDAAAAGVAYTPAPVVHAPTAQLSPAALPMMATMQTTDTNVNLPPLLVNTSLDLGFNGLTADQQVNDIYASWLNVDDPILPDTSSITSLLSQPMQSDSFLLPDDAELPSDASLLNLTSPTQTTPSIREEKPEGFSNLAHNDVCWYSSSPRPLALCTFNASHAGSAVTLGKKFATVRSNIKSSLTRSTKSFGVTNNFFNHSMSLSKTLHINSANKTNKPEVRKLIVTCSANNGPKEVQQTLSDLFGSDVRHTLNGHLSHMDRKPRAGSIKTSKRPSTAVLDLGFSMDPLLADEKC from the coding sequence ATGTCTGGCGACTTTCCTTTTACGACGAAGATAGTTAGCCCTTTGAAGTGCAATGAAAAACCATGGGATCTTTGGGTGAGCGAGATAGGGCACTTGTCGCCCCAGAGAGACAACGATGGCACATTCACGACCCCTGCGGCAGTGGACAGCAAGAGCTCGTCCTCCCGACGGGTACACGAGGCGCATCCTTACAAAGTGGCGGACAGAGGTCAAGCACGATATCGACGCGCTGGGCTCAACCGACTTAAGTACGAGAGTATGAGCCTTCACGGACTCTTCCCACAGATGGACAACTTAAATGCCGCTGTGTGTCATATGTGTGGTGTAATAGTGAAGTGCAGTGCTGCCTATAGACATTTACTTGAATCCCACAGTGGTTCTGAGCCTCTCCTTCCACCTCCACCTCCAACAGTAAAGCTAAAATCTGCTCTCAGTAGAAGTAGGCACAAAAAGGAACCTCCACCCACTTTTCCTGTAGATATTCATCCAGTGAAGATGGAGACATCCCCAGTGCATACAGCTGCTGCACCTAAATCTAGGCTAGTATTACCACAACCTGATTTACAGTACCTGGAAGAGGCTAGTACCTCATCGGCAATCACTGGTGAAGTTCAAGTCAGTGTTGAAAGTGGAGAGTTACCAGTTGTTAGTATACAGGATGATTTGCCACTTGGAGAAAACCTGACTGATGATATATTAGCAATAATGAATTCTGAAGGAATTCAAAGTGCAGATGATATTACCATTGCAGCTGATTGGAAGAATATAATTAAAGATATACATGACATAAACTTTCCTTCTGCTACTGATACTCTTCAATCACAAGACTTATATGGAGCAAGCTTAGACTCCTCTCTTAGTGGATATGCAATAGCAGATACAGATTTAGGAAACATAACATTTCAATCAAACTCATCGCCATTAATATCAAATGTTGTAGAAAGTAGTATACAAAATGCTCAAGCCTTAAAACCAACGCCGGCAACGTCAAAGACTAAAACACAACCACGTAAATCAAGTAAGTCAAAATTAAAACAACGAGAATATGATCCCAATAAACACTGTGGGGTTTTTTGTGTTGAAACCCTACAGCCCTGCACAAGATCTTTAACTTGTAAATCACATGCACTTTCACTGAGGCGAACTGTGGAAGGTCGGTCAAAATCATTTGACACACTTTTAGCAGAACATCGTGCATCTAAAGATGCAGCTGCTGCAGGTGTTGCATATACTCCTGCTCCAGTTGTGCATGCTCCAACTGCGCAACTATCACCTGCTGCACTACCTATGATGGCTACCATGCAGACCACAGACACTAATGTCAACCTCCCACCGCTCCTAGTCAATACTTCACTAGACCTTGGCTTTAACGGCTTAACAGCTGACCAGCAAGTCAATGACATTTATGCCAGTTGGCTTAATGTTGATGATCCCATTTTACCTGATACATCAAGCATCACATCTTTACTCAGTCAACCCATGCAATCTGATTCGTTTCTACTGCCAGATGATGCAGAATTACCATCAGATGCCTCACTACTTAATTTAACCTCACCCACCCAAACTACTCCATCTATTAGAGAAGAAAAGCCTGAGGGCTTTTCAAACTTAGCACACAATGATGTGTGCTGGTACTCATCAAGCCCACGGCCACTAGCTTTGTGCACTTTTAATGCATCACATGCTGGTAGTGCTGTCACATTAGGAAAAAAATTTGCTACTGTGAgaagtaatataaaatcatcACTAACACGCTCGACAAAGTCATTTGGTGTCACTAATAATTTCTTCAATCACAGTATGTCACTCTCAAAGACATTGCATATAAATAGTGCTAATAAAACTAACAAACCTGAGGTTCGGAAACTCATAGTGACGTGTAGTGCAAATAATGGACCTAAGGAAGTGCAGCAAACCTTAAGTGATTTGTTTGGAAGTGATGTAAGACATACTTTAAATGGTCATTTGAGTCATATGGATCGCAAGCCCCGTGCTGGATCCATAAAGACCTCTAAGAGGCCCTCGACAGCAGTGTTGGACTTGGGCTTCTCTATGGACCCATTACTTGCGGATGAGAAATGCTGA